A portion of the Glycine max cultivar Williams 82 chromosome 10, Glycine_max_v4.0, whole genome shotgun sequence genome contains these proteins:
- the LOC112998185 gene encoding uncharacterized protein, with amino-acid sequence MIHQLKGEWETRDAKLIPYQTRIKELVKQFDEITFELIPCEDNQLADALATLSSMFKLSKDKDMPLIRIQHHDQPTYFHLVEEVSNGKPGYFDIKEYNKSHEYPPNSLENDKRTLRRLAMSFFSKQGCVV; translated from the coding sequence ATGATCCATCAGTTAAAAGGTGAATGGGAAACTCGAGATGCAAAGCTAATTCCTTACCAAACCCGCATCAAGGAATTGGTGAAACAATTTGATGAAATCACGTTTGAGCTCATTCCTTGTGAAGATAACCAATTGGCAGATGCACTAGCAACTTTATCATCCATGTTCAAATTGAGCAAGGATAAGGACATGCCACTTATAAGGATCCAACATCATGATCAACCTACATATTTCCACTTGGTAGAAGAGGTATCTAATGGGAAACCAGGGTACTTTGACATCAAAGAGTATAACAAGAGTCATGAGTATCCTCCAAATTCCTTAGAGAATGACAAAAGAACATTGAGAAGACTAGCAATGAGCTTTTTTTCTAAACAAGGATGTGTTGTATAA